The following proteins are co-located in the Vespa velutina chromosome 20, iVesVel2.1, whole genome shotgun sequence genome:
- the LOC124956121 gene encoding guanine nucleotide-releasing factor 2 isoform X7 has translation MMASTPKSDKHGESNEERSNGKARGGKLARRARSFKEDFLEKLSHMRSPGSGGTGAGGAESVVGGAGRASSPSSPRAPRDKNGVTGIGLGTGGTSSSSSGKDSNNAAGLEKNPLRDLHVHVRQVQLALLHFRDVVSKKKLEMLPGNGTVVLDTVTTIHTVLKSYLLYENSSTLGSATNQVYQALAQLLKLCDDVLLHGDQSSALDTENVTHIIGLVEEAVKNLVSLAHEKISNRQKPVSITINNRASGYGLELAPQRNSLPDIPLTPREREILEQTAANNSLVRSSHSSESILRDSSPPPKPPLPDRTNVCFSEENSSSGTPPPLPPKRRTRTQQLLDESESFLASSLDRVSLRSRSPEDSSSILSASAGSLDSALNHSRDEDEIRAIMGPNDESLNDSMDLSLIATIKSMQVNGTSNCACWDSSESSIPSTMLLGQQTPQEILNPFTGIDGKIERFSTQTHESGFVSMHSQRSSSQSYTTASSTTSKRSSQQSSISYSSQTFSTQQQSLYQQKFTSDSNGSVFMQKTMSSSKSTTDNMNITGSGDAVMLEKLKNEMESITISDANGIPPALPEKRSKRRRERQPSQYDNVPENEHLSTCSLHTSNGDSSDTNKPPPLPLKKKHMFQSVAYSVMAYMEMFGNCSHSNNDFISGLGTRHSVAAYNSMQAEWQQHEMALTTTQSCSFMAHTVTNLHDTTSVSISMTPSITEITNNSSLPPALPPKRSRSIKSNATPSIVSPKPTISMQSIHTSDSILSSTPVKIDEPPSYNDAFLDKKDVVSSTPVKLNITGTALDIALPTSRPASNALSSVSISDNTLELRDIDQDDNILEELDISKYLVFKKSDEEGPDIRGGHPDALLIHATKANKHDEKESDFLYQEAFLTTYRTFMQPLELIQKLHKRHQRFSCSPDVTKQRAAREAFSLLVRVVSDLTMSDLDDTLLQTLMEFVQQLVCSGDLTMAKALRVKILEKHAAKQLQYAQPILSSLSVTTKQASLLDFKSEQIAEQMTLLDADLFMKIEIPEVLIWAQEQNEERSPNLTRFTEHFNKMSYWARSRILEHRLENEAKDREKYVVKFIKIMKHLRKINNFNSYLALLSALDSAPIRRLEWQKHITEGLKEYCALIDSSSSFRAYRQALAETQPPCIPYIGLVLQDLTFVHIGNSDLLPDGTINFSKRWQQFNIVENMKRFKKGTYSFKKHDRIITFFNNFSDFLCEEAMWQISESIKPRGGKKVQSQN, from the exons ATGATGGCTTCCACACCAAAATCTGACAAGCATGGAG aaAGCAACGAGGAACGTTCAAACGGAAAGGCGCGCGGCGGTAAGCTCGCGCGTCGAGCACGCTCCTTTAAGGAGGACTTTTTGGAGAAGCTTTCACACATGCGTTCTCCGGGTAGCGGTGGTACAGGGGCAGGCGGCGCAGAGAGCGTCGTAGGAGGAGCCGGCCGAGCAAGTTCACCTTCGTCGCCACGAGCACCGCGTGATAAAAATGGAGTTACTGGAATTGGACTTGGAACAGGTGGaacatcgtcgtcatcgtcaggAAAGGATAGTAATAATGCAGCTGGTCTTGAAAAAAATCCTTTACGAGACTTGCATGTTCACGTGAGACAAGTACAGCTTGCTCTTCTGCATTTTCGGGATGTTgtctcgaaaaagaaattggaaatGTTGCCAGGTAATGGGACAGTGGTTCTCGACACTGTTACCACCATACACACGGTACTCAAGTCCTATCTTCTCTATGAAaatag TTCCACGCTAGGATCCGCAACCAATCAAGTTTATCAAGCACTCGCTCAGTTATTAAAGCTTTGCGACGATGTCTTGTTACACGGCGATCAATCTTCTGCTTTGGATACCGAAAATGTTACCCATATTATCGGTTTGGTCGAAGAAGCAGTTAAGAATTTGGTTTCCCTTGCTCATGAGAAGATTTCTAATCGACAGAAACCTGTTAGCATTACGATTAACAATCG TGCATCGGGTTATGGATTGGAACTTGCTCCTCAGAGGAACTCGCTGCCGGATATACCTTTAACAccaagggaaagagagatctTAGAACAGACCGCTGCCAACAATAGTCTTGTTCGAAGTTCTCATAGTTCTGAATCTATTTTAAGGGATTCGAGTCCACCACCAAAACCTCCTCTTCCTGATAG AACGAACGTATGCTTCTCCGAAGAAAACAGTTCGTCAGGTACACCACCACCTTTACCACCGAAAAGAAGAACCAGAACTCAACAATTGCTCGACGAGTCTGAGAGTTTCTTAGCATCTAGTCTCGATAGGGTTTCCTTGCGTAGTCGATCACCGGAAgactcttcttctattttaagTGCATCAGCTGGTAGTTTGGATTCTGCTTTAAATCATTCGCGTGACGAGGATGAAATTCGAGCGATCATGGGACCAAACGATGAGTCTCTCAATGATAGTATGGATCTCAGTCTTATAGCTACCATTAAAA GTATGCAAGTTAATGGGACCTCTAATTGTGCTTGTTGGGATAGTTCTGAAAGCAGTATACCAAGTACTATGTTACTAGGACAACAAACACCGCAAGAAATTCTTAATCCGTTCACCG GTATTgatggaaaaatagaaagattttCAACCCAAACACATGAATCCGGTTTTGTGTCGATGCATTCTCAAAGAAGTTCTTCTCAAAGTTACACGACTGCTTCTAGTACAACTTCAAAAAGGTCATCGCAACAAAGCAGTATCAGTTATAGTTCCCAAACGTTTAGTACCCAACAACAATCTCTTTATCAACAAAAGTTTACATCTGATAGCAATGGTTCTGTTTTCATGCAAAAAACAATGAGCAGCTCTAAAAGTACCACggataatatgaatataacgGGAAGTGGCGATGCCGTTAtgttagaaaaattgaaaaat GAAATGGAATCAATTACTATATCCGATGCTAATGGAATACCACCTGCATTGCCAGAAAAACGATCTAAACGGAGAAGAGAACGTCAACCGTCGCAATACGACAATGTACCTGAAAATGAACATTTGTCTACTTGCAGTTTGCACACCAGTAACGGCGACAGTTCGGATACCAATAAACCACCACCTCTTCcgctgaaaaaaaaacata TGTTCCAATCAGTGGCATATTCTG TTATGGCATACATGGAGATGTTTGGAAATTGCTCTCACAGCAACAACGACTTCATTTCTGGCCTTGGAACTCGTCATTCTGTAGCAGCTTACAATTCCATGCAAGCAGAATGGCAGCAACATGAAATGGCACTCACTACGACTCAATCTTGTTCTTTTATGGCTCATACGGTAACTAACTTGCATGACACCACAAG cGTTTCTATATCTATGACTCCAAGCATTAcggaaataacaaataattctaGTCTTCCTCCGGCTTTACCACCAAAGAGATCACGATCTATCAAATCAAATGCTACACCTTCGATAGTTTCACCAAAGCCTACGATTAGTATGCAAAGCATACATACATCTGATTCAATTTTATCATCGACTCCTGTCAAAATTGATGAGCCGCCGTCATATAATGATGCTtttcttgataaaaaagatgttGTATCGTCAACTCCAGTGAAATTG aatatcaCCGGTACTGCATTAGACATAGCATTACCAACTTCCAGACCTGCAAGTAATGCTCTTTCTTCTGTATCCATTAGCGATAACACTTTGGAATTAAGGGATATAGATCAGGATGATAATATATTGGAAGAATTAGATATCAGTAAATATttagtttttaaaaaatctgaTGAAGAAGGACCCGATATACGTGGTGGACATCCTGATGCATTATTAATTCATGCTACCAAAGCAAATAAGCatg ACGAAAAGGAATCAG ACTTTTTATATCAGGAAGCTTTTCTGACAACATACAGAACATTTATGCAACCGCttgaattaattcaaaaattacATAAACGACATCAACGTTTTTCCTGTTCTCCAGATGTTACGAAGCAACGAGCAGCTCGAGAAGCTTTCTCCCTATTAGTTAGAGTAGTCAGTGATTTAAC TATGTCAGATCTTGACGATACCTTATTACAAACTTTAATGGAATTCGTACAGCAATTAGTATGCAGTGGTGATTTAACAATGGCTAAAGCTTTACGAgtgaaaatattagaaaagcaTGCCGCTAAGCAATTACAATACGCACAACcaattttatcttctctcaGTGTAACGACGAAACAAGCATCACTTCTAGATTTTAAAAGCGAACAAATCGCAGAACAAATGACTCTATTAGACGcagatttatttatgaaaattgaaattccTGAGGTATTAATTTGGGCTCAGGAacaaaatgaagagagaagtCCAAATCTTACAAGATTCACagaacattttaataaaatgtcatATTGGGCTAGATCCAGGATATTAGAGCATAGATTGGAGAACGAAGCtaaggatagagaaaaatatgttgtcaagttcattaaaataatgaaacatcttagaaaaataaataattttaatagttatCTTGCCTTGCTTTCTGCATTAGACAGTGCACCAATTAGAAGACTTGAATGGCAGAAGCATATTACGGAAGGTTTGAAGGAATATTGTGCTCTTATCGATAGTTCAAGCAGTTTTCGAGCATATAGGCAAGCTTTAGCAGAAACTCAACCACCATGCATCCCATATAT TGGGCTTGTGTTACAAGACCTTACATTTGTGCATATTGGGAACAGTGATTTGTTACCGGACGGTACtatcaatttttctaaaagatggcaacaatttaatattgttgAAAATATGAAGAGATTCAAAAAAGG tACATACTCCTTCAAGAAACACGATCGTATTATTACGTTCTTCAACAACTTCAGTGATTTCCTCTGTGAGGAAGCAATGTGGCAAATTTCTGAAAGTATTAAGCCACGTGGTGGAAAGAAAGTTCAATCGCAAAACTAG
- the LOC124956121 gene encoding guanine nucleotide-releasing factor 2 isoform X3, protein MPQYDESFLDSPIFRRRVRTYFVQKKSSTKSRSFKNTSVPLLLAVTDLNNDFSDSLSICSTQGKNKGCAFIENESNEERSNGKARGGKLARRARSFKEDFLEKLSHMRSPGSGGTGAGGAESVVGGAGRASSPSSPRAPRDKNGVTGIGLGTGGTSSSSSGKDSNNAAGLEKNPLRDLHVHVRQVQLALLHFRDVVSKKKLEMLPGNGTVVLDTVTTIHTVLKSYLLYENSSTLGSATNQVYQALAQLLKLCDDVLLHGDQSSALDTENVTHIIGLVEEAVKNLVSLAHEKISNRQKPVSITINNRASGYGLELAPQRNSLPDIPLTPREREILEQTAANNSLVRSSHSSESILRDSSPPPKPPLPDRTNVCFSEENSSSGTPPPLPPKRRTRTQQLLDESESFLASSLDRVSLRSRSPEDSSSILSASAGSLDSALNHSRDEDEIRAIMGPNDESLNDSMDLSLIATIKSMQVNGTSNCACWDSSESSIPSTMLLGQQTPQEILNPFTGIDGKIERFSTQTHESGFVSMHSQRSSSQSYTTASSTTSKRSSQQSSISYSSQTFSTQQQSLYQQKFTSDSNGSVFMQKTMSSSKSTTDNMNITGSGDAVMLEKLKNEMESITISDANGIPPALPEKRSKRRRERQPSQYDNVPENEHLSTCSLHTSNGDSSDTNKPPPLPLKKKHMFQSVAYSVMAYMEMFGNCSHSNNDFISGLGTRHSVAAYNSMQAEWQQHEMALTTTQSCSFMAHTVTNLHDTTSVSISMTPSITEITNNSSLPPALPPKRSRSIKSNATPSIVSPKPTISMQSIHTSDSILSSTPVKIDEPPSYNDAFLDKKDVVSSTPVKLNITGTALDIALPTSRPASNALSSVSISDNTLELRDIDQDDNILEELDISKYLVFKKSDEEGPDIRGGHPDALLIHATKANKHDEKESDFLYQEAFLTTYRTFMQPLELIQKLHKRHQRFSCSPDVTKQRAAREAFSLLVRVVSDLTMSDLDDTLLQTLMEFVQQLVCSGDLTMAKALRVKILEKHAAKQLQYAQPILSSLSVTTKQASLLDFKSEQIAEQMTLLDADLFMKIEIPEVLIWAQEQNEERSPNLTRFTEHFNKMSYWARSRILEHRLENEAKDREKYVVKFIKIMKHLRKINNFNSYLALLSALDSAPIRRLEWQKHITEGLKEYCALIDSSSSFRAYRQALAETQPPCIPYIGLVLQDLTFVHIGNSDLLPDGTINFSKRWQQFNIVENMKRFKKGTYSFKKHDRIITFFNNFSDFLCEEAMWQISESIKPRGGKKVQSQN, encoded by the exons ATGCCACAATATGACGAATCTTTTCTCGATTCGCCAATCTTCAGACGACGTGTACGAACTTATTTCGTACAAAAGAAATCCTCGACGAAATCAAGATCGTTCAAGAATACGTCTGTACCTTTGTTGTTGGCCGTGACCGATCTCAATAACGATTTCTCTGATTCGCTTTCGATCTGCAGTACGCAAG GGAAAAACAAAGGATGCGCATTCATTGAAAATG aaAGCAACGAGGAACGTTCAAACGGAAAGGCGCGCGGCGGTAAGCTCGCGCGTCGAGCACGCTCCTTTAAGGAGGACTTTTTGGAGAAGCTTTCACACATGCGTTCTCCGGGTAGCGGTGGTACAGGGGCAGGCGGCGCAGAGAGCGTCGTAGGAGGAGCCGGCCGAGCAAGTTCACCTTCGTCGCCACGAGCACCGCGTGATAAAAATGGAGTTACTGGAATTGGACTTGGAACAGGTGGaacatcgtcgtcatcgtcaggAAAGGATAGTAATAATGCAGCTGGTCTTGAAAAAAATCCTTTACGAGACTTGCATGTTCACGTGAGACAAGTACAGCTTGCTCTTCTGCATTTTCGGGATGTTgtctcgaaaaagaaattggaaatGTTGCCAGGTAATGGGACAGTGGTTCTCGACACTGTTACCACCATACACACGGTACTCAAGTCCTATCTTCTCTATGAAaatag TTCCACGCTAGGATCCGCAACCAATCAAGTTTATCAAGCACTCGCTCAGTTATTAAAGCTTTGCGACGATGTCTTGTTACACGGCGATCAATCTTCTGCTTTGGATACCGAAAATGTTACCCATATTATCGGTTTGGTCGAAGAAGCAGTTAAGAATTTGGTTTCCCTTGCTCATGAGAAGATTTCTAATCGACAGAAACCTGTTAGCATTACGATTAACAATCG TGCATCGGGTTATGGATTGGAACTTGCTCCTCAGAGGAACTCGCTGCCGGATATACCTTTAACAccaagggaaagagagatctTAGAACAGACCGCTGCCAACAATAGTCTTGTTCGAAGTTCTCATAGTTCTGAATCTATTTTAAGGGATTCGAGTCCACCACCAAAACCTCCTCTTCCTGATAG AACGAACGTATGCTTCTCCGAAGAAAACAGTTCGTCAGGTACACCACCACCTTTACCACCGAAAAGAAGAACCAGAACTCAACAATTGCTCGACGAGTCTGAGAGTTTCTTAGCATCTAGTCTCGATAGGGTTTCCTTGCGTAGTCGATCACCGGAAgactcttcttctattttaagTGCATCAGCTGGTAGTTTGGATTCTGCTTTAAATCATTCGCGTGACGAGGATGAAATTCGAGCGATCATGGGACCAAACGATGAGTCTCTCAATGATAGTATGGATCTCAGTCTTATAGCTACCATTAAAA GTATGCAAGTTAATGGGACCTCTAATTGTGCTTGTTGGGATAGTTCTGAAAGCAGTATACCAAGTACTATGTTACTAGGACAACAAACACCGCAAGAAATTCTTAATCCGTTCACCG GTATTgatggaaaaatagaaagattttCAACCCAAACACATGAATCCGGTTTTGTGTCGATGCATTCTCAAAGAAGTTCTTCTCAAAGTTACACGACTGCTTCTAGTACAACTTCAAAAAGGTCATCGCAACAAAGCAGTATCAGTTATAGTTCCCAAACGTTTAGTACCCAACAACAATCTCTTTATCAACAAAAGTTTACATCTGATAGCAATGGTTCTGTTTTCATGCAAAAAACAATGAGCAGCTCTAAAAGTACCACggataatatgaatataacgGGAAGTGGCGATGCCGTTAtgttagaaaaattgaaaaat GAAATGGAATCAATTACTATATCCGATGCTAATGGAATACCACCTGCATTGCCAGAAAAACGATCTAAACGGAGAAGAGAACGTCAACCGTCGCAATACGACAATGTACCTGAAAATGAACATTTGTCTACTTGCAGTTTGCACACCAGTAACGGCGACAGTTCGGATACCAATAAACCACCACCTCTTCcgctgaaaaaaaaacata TGTTCCAATCAGTGGCATATTCTG TTATGGCATACATGGAGATGTTTGGAAATTGCTCTCACAGCAACAACGACTTCATTTCTGGCCTTGGAACTCGTCATTCTGTAGCAGCTTACAATTCCATGCAAGCAGAATGGCAGCAACATGAAATGGCACTCACTACGACTCAATCTTGTTCTTTTATGGCTCATACGGTAACTAACTTGCATGACACCACAAG cGTTTCTATATCTATGACTCCAAGCATTAcggaaataacaaataattctaGTCTTCCTCCGGCTTTACCACCAAAGAGATCACGATCTATCAAATCAAATGCTACACCTTCGATAGTTTCACCAAAGCCTACGATTAGTATGCAAAGCATACATACATCTGATTCAATTTTATCATCGACTCCTGTCAAAATTGATGAGCCGCCGTCATATAATGATGCTtttcttgataaaaaagatgttGTATCGTCAACTCCAGTGAAATTG aatatcaCCGGTACTGCATTAGACATAGCATTACCAACTTCCAGACCTGCAAGTAATGCTCTTTCTTCTGTATCCATTAGCGATAACACTTTGGAATTAAGGGATATAGATCAGGATGATAATATATTGGAAGAATTAGATATCAGTAAATATttagtttttaaaaaatctgaTGAAGAAGGACCCGATATACGTGGTGGACATCCTGATGCATTATTAATTCATGCTACCAAAGCAAATAAGCatg ACGAAAAGGAATCAG ACTTTTTATATCAGGAAGCTTTTCTGACAACATACAGAACATTTATGCAACCGCttgaattaattcaaaaattacATAAACGACATCAACGTTTTTCCTGTTCTCCAGATGTTACGAAGCAACGAGCAGCTCGAGAAGCTTTCTCCCTATTAGTTAGAGTAGTCAGTGATTTAAC TATGTCAGATCTTGACGATACCTTATTACAAACTTTAATGGAATTCGTACAGCAATTAGTATGCAGTGGTGATTTAACAATGGCTAAAGCTTTACGAgtgaaaatattagaaaagcaTGCCGCTAAGCAATTACAATACGCACAACcaattttatcttctctcaGTGTAACGACGAAACAAGCATCACTTCTAGATTTTAAAAGCGAACAAATCGCAGAACAAATGACTCTATTAGACGcagatttatttatgaaaattgaaattccTGAGGTATTAATTTGGGCTCAGGAacaaaatgaagagagaagtCCAAATCTTACAAGATTCACagaacattttaataaaatgtcatATTGGGCTAGATCCAGGATATTAGAGCATAGATTGGAGAACGAAGCtaaggatagagaaaaatatgttgtcaagttcattaaaataatgaaacatcttagaaaaataaataattttaatagttatCTTGCCTTGCTTTCTGCATTAGACAGTGCACCAATTAGAAGACTTGAATGGCAGAAGCATATTACGGAAGGTTTGAAGGAATATTGTGCTCTTATCGATAGTTCAAGCAGTTTTCGAGCATATAGGCAAGCTTTAGCAGAAACTCAACCACCATGCATCCCATATAT TGGGCTTGTGTTACAAGACCTTACATTTGTGCATATTGGGAACAGTGATTTGTTACCGGACGGTACtatcaatttttctaaaagatggcaacaatttaatattgttgAAAATATGAAGAGATTCAAAAAAGG tACATACTCCTTCAAGAAACACGATCGTATTATTACGTTCTTCAACAACTTCAGTGATTTCCTCTGTGAGGAAGCAATGTGGCAAATTTCTGAAAGTATTAAGCCACGTGGTGGAAAGAAAGTTCAATCGCAAAACTAG